TCATACTGGTTATTTTGTTTCAACAAAATCAACTTACCATTTCTCAGTGGGAACAACTGTTCATTTGCACTATTCAATTGATAAGTACTATCAGGTCTCAGCATCAAAGTAAGACCATTTGGCATCAGAATCGATTCACCTTCAAAATACCCATAACTCTGATCACTTTGAAGCATCAGGATTCTTCCATCTTGGAGTCTAATATTTCTTTGACCAGTTTCAGTAAATTCATAAGTGCCATCAATCTTTAGTTGTACCATTCTACCATCTTCAAGATCGAATTCCTCTTCACGGTTCTGAAACTGAAAAGTTCGATTCTCCTGGTTAAGAATTAAGTAGGCTCCTTCGTCGAGCGTTAATGCAACGACAGATTTTGAAGCAAAGCTGAATATCAGAGGTATGCTTAGGAAAAATCTGCTAAGGTATTTAAAAACATTCTTTGATTTCATTATTTGATCTCAAAATTCTTAATAATTTCGTAGGATTAGTATGAGTCAAAATTCTCATTTTCAAATTGTTGAAGACCTAAGTGATCAACAATTGATTGATTATACTGGTAAACAACTCATTGCGGTTGATACAGAATTGCATGGATTAAAGATGAATCGTGATAATATTTGCCTTATTCAACTAGGTGATGATGCAAGGAATGTTACTCTGATTAGACCAAATCTTTCAAGACCTCCAAAAAATCTAAAAATACTCCTTGAAGATTCTTCTGTTCGGAAGCTTTTCCATTTTGCGTTGACTGATGTAGCTTTTTTTGCAACATCGATTGGAATTGTTGTTGAAAATTTCCGATGTACTAAGGTAATGAGTAAAATTGTTCGAACATATACAGACAGCCATGGATTAAAAAATCTATGTGAGGAGTTGCTAGGAATTGAACTCTCTAAACAACAGCAGCAAACCAATTGGGCATCACCAAATCTTACACAGAAACAGCTAGAATATGCAGCTAGTGATGTTTACTATTTGATTGAGATATATCATAATTTGGAAAAAATGATGACCCATCGCCCATCGTTGCCTTCTGGTAAGACTGTACATGAAATCAATGAGATAGCTCAAAGAATACTACCAGGGTTGGTACAGATTCTTATCCATGGTTATGGTGACCGTGATCAAGGTTGGGAGACTAGCTTATTTGCTCACTAACGATTTCTAGTATGGGCCTCAGAAAACTTTCTTCTAAGTTCTTCGTAATCAGAATCGATTAATGATTGAAATCGATGGATCTTCTTTAAGTTTCTTAGTTTTTGAACCGATCGAATGTCAGCACCATTATTTTGAAATTGTTGAGTGGCAATTTCTCTAAGCTTTTTAAGATCTAAGCCAATTGGTTTCAGTTGTTTCCTGATGATTGTTCTAAGCTGATTTAGGTTAGTTATTTTATTATGATTATTTATCCAAAAACTTTCTCTTTCGTCAAATTTTGGTAGATGAATCTTGTATTGTTCCAACCTGTCTTTATTTATTCCTAAGTGTGGAACCTCTTTAATTTCTGATTGCATTTTAATTTCTATGAGGTCACCTTCATTTAAATTTACTTCCTGAATTCGTGCTAATTGACTTATTTTCCAAACTGTAGAATAAGCCAATTCCAATAAAATTCTATTTCTTAGTTCTAAAGGATCTTCTGAACATGGTGAATTAATAAGGCTATTTAGTTTGTCAGGTGAAGTATTATTTTTCTTGATGAATTCATTATTGTTTAGTAATTCACGAAATTTGTAGTTTTGTAGAGGGTTCTTGTCAATAAGATTTAGAGAATGCAAGAAACGGAAGAATGATCGGAGTGATTTCTCATAGGAAGAGTAAGTGGCATCCTGCCAATTTCTCTGGTTAGAATAGTTTTCAAGAAATATTTGTACTATTCGTCCTGTGAGATCATTCAAGGACCAATTATTTGTCAGATATAGCTTTTCAGCATTGTTTGTGACATATTTAATAAACTGTTCTGTTATTGTCTTATAAAGCTGACATGTTTCATTTGTTAGCCTTTTTTCATGTTGCAGATACCACTGATATTCCAGCTGGATTTGCTCTAGAATTTCGACATTCATTAAAGAGACTCAATGAAAAAGATCGAAGCCATTATTAAGCCATTTAAACTTGAAGAAGTTAAAGATAGTCTACACGCAGCTGGGATTCAAGGACTGACTGTAAGTGAAGTTAAAGGGTTCGGAAGACAAAAAGGACATACTGAACTATACCGAGGAGCTGAATACATCGTTGATTTTTTACCCAAGGTGAAGATTGAAATTGTTTTGGCCAATGACCAGGTAGAAACAGCAATTGAGGCTATCCAAACAGCAGCTAAAACTGGCAGAATTGGAGATGGTAAAATCTTTGTTATTGATCTGGTAGAGGCCCTCAGAATTAGAACTGGTGAA
This genomic interval from SAR324 cluster bacterium contains the following:
- a CDS encoding 3'-5' exonuclease gives rise to the protein MSQNSHFQIVEDLSDQQLIDYTGKQLIAVDTELHGLKMNRDNICLIQLGDDARNVTLIRPNLSRPPKNLKILLEDSSVRKLFHFALTDVAFFATSIGIVVENFRCTKVMSKIVRTYTDSHGLKNLCEELLGIELSKQQQQTNWASPNLTQKQLEYAASDVYYLIEIYHNLEKMMTHRPSLPSGKTVHEINEIAQRILPGLVQILIHGYGDRDQGWETSLFAH
- a CDS encoding P-II family nitrogen regulator, translated to MKKIEAIIKPFKLEEVKDSLHAAGIQGLTVSEVKGFGRQKGHTELYRGAEYIVDFLPKVKIEIVLANDQVETAIEAIQTAAKTGRIGDGKIFVIDLVEALRIRTGE
- a CDS encoding tyrosine-type recombinase/integrase: MNVEILEQIQLEYQWYLQHEKRLTNETCQLYKTITEQFIKYVTNNAEKLYLTNNWSLNDLTGRIVQIFLENYSNQRNWQDATYSSYEKSLRSFFRFLHSLNLIDKNPLQNYKFRELLNNNEFIKKNNTSPDKLNSLINSPCSEDPLELRNRILLELAYSTVWKISQLARIQEVNLNEGDLIEIKMQSEIKEVPHLGINKDRLEQYKIHLPKFDERESFWINNHNKITNLNQLRTIIRKQLKPIGLDLKKLREIATQQFQNNGADIRSVQKLRNLKKIHRFQSLIDSDYEELRRKFSEAHTRNR